The Solanum lycopersicum chromosome 2, SLM_r2.1 DNA window CACAGCATAATTACTGAACATTCActttcaccaacttcaaacaacTGTGTAATAGTCCCTGCCCATTTACCAAaccaaaaaatatcaaaaaaaaaaaaagttttttgcTACACATTATTCATcttagtcaaaaaaaaaaaaaatgtaaaaaataactTCACATTTTCCATTAGTTTTAAAAGGACAAAAACTTGTATggcaacaaaaatattaatgacatgttttaaaataaaaatgttacaCAAGTATGGTACCTATGGTCATGGCAGATGGAAGTGCATATTGCAAAAGAAGTACAAACTGATATAATGAATCTGATCCAACCAACCCAAAATGGCGTGCAACTTTCACAACACAAATTCCTGATAGTGGCAATGCTATATAACGTATTACTTGAATGCCTATCACAATCCACGCACCTACTTCTGACTTTTTCAGCCCTGcacttataaatataaatattttttacattatcGATAACTGATACATATTATCTGctaagaaaaataagataagTAACCTGCTACGAAATCAAACCTTTAAGAAGATTTGCTCCAACGATCAATGTCATGGCTGGTATTGCAGCTTCTCTATAACGTTGAGTTAATTGATTGTTATATAGTATAgtacaaattaattattcaaaattgaGGTTTAATTTGTTATACCCAAGCATAGATGCAGAGCTATCGATGACATGCAATGGAGCCTCATTTCCAATCATTAAATTTCTTAGCAAAGATGATACACCAATTAAGATCCCAACAATCTGTAGAAATTACATAATTTGAagattatattcttttttttcatttgaaaatgtttttggACATGATTAAATGTGGACATACCGTAGCAATTGTTGAGGGTGCAAATAACATTTTGAAATTGATTCTCTGAGTCCATATTTTGATATGTTGTTTCATCTTTTTCACAACATGTCCCTGTACAATATGATATTATTCAAGATCAAAAATATTAGCTAGCATCACTAATGTTATCATCACGTAAATTGTTTTACACTATATATGACATCAATAAATTAGtgaatttgtattttaaagAAAGTAACCTGATGATGCTCATGTATGGTTTGATATGAAATGAGAGGCAGTGCAAGTTGAGATTGATGGTCCATTTCCTCTGGAGGTAATTTTGGTACATGTGTTGAGGCATTATTATGTTGACTTCCAGATGCTCGAATCATGTTATAGATATATGTCCAAATATACACTGCTCCTACCTACATATGAAATATAATACAAACCACAAATTAATCTTAcatactattaattttaatctGTGAATTACATCACGTAGTTTTAATATGAAACTATAATCTATCCCTAAtaagttttaattatattaatctcttaaaaattaaaaaaaaaatcgaatacaataattaaagctaggatacattaaatattgtCTTGGATACACTAACATATAACTTggatacattaaatattgtCTCTGATATATTAATCTGTAGTTCGACTAATTAAATACTGGCttgaatacattaaaaactaactcggatacattaaatattgGCTCAAATACATTAACACGTAactcaaatacattaaaaaaataagggatCTTGgagatttttaaaagtaatagcAGATAATGGAAATAGGTGAAACAAAATGTGTGTATTTCTGTTATATGTCCTAATTTTAATGGGGGTGTCAAAACTGAGTTCAACTATAGATAATCTTAAatcattcaaattttaactcattttaatataatcttcaatTGAACTCAATTTAATCTCAAGTCTCAACACGTTTTAAGACTCTTTCTTATATCGAAGGTATAACTTActatctattttaaaatttatctatcCATCTGTATTTTCtgtttttaattcttttttaattaattatgattataaaatctaaataaaaatatattaaaatgattgaaattaaACGAGTTAAATTGGAAACCCaaatttaaacttatttaattaagcccaaaataaatttgagtGCATCAAAACCCAACTCAGTTGCtatttaactcattttaatatctCTATTTTTAACTGAATCCATCTATTTGACACCAACTATTAACAAGAGAATTGTGTACGTAGTGATACCGCCATAGATAGTGATGCATAGGCCTTTCCATTAGTGGAGCATGTAATTGAATCCCCAAAAGGACTATTCTTCTCCTCACATACTGCTGGTATTATGATGAGAAGCAAGTTCCCCAAATTCCCTATattcaagaaaacaaaaaaaaaattattagattcAGAGTTCATTTTCCAATAGAAAATTAAACATACTATTTTTTCCGTCTTAATTTATTTGTCTGGCTTTTTATTTGATacgaaattcaaaaaaattaaagaagaatatTAAATCTCAAGGTCTTAACTAAATATATACAGAATTATCAAAacgtttttaattttatgatctcAGATATGTTAGagcaaaatttaaaatcaactCTGAGTTTGTTTACCTGCAGAACAACAACTAATAACTAGGCCATGGAGATGTATAGGAGTTTTTGTGATTTTCACAAGTATCCATCCAAGTATTGAACCAATAATAAAGGTGAGAAGGATATTTACTGGCATGAACCatctatacaaaaaaaaaagacataattattattcaataattaattcaataaaaaaattaaattaatgtagCACATGGAGGTAATTCGTTCAAAATATTATGGATAGagctcaagataatttgaattagGTTCAATTTTCAACAGTTTAAGCCTAACCCATTTAAAGAGAATTCTTGTTGAGTTAATTCAATCTTCAGTTTCAActcgttttaaaattttttattaagatatattCCTATTTTTAAGATATGAATTAGTATCTATTTAATATCATTTAAGATTTATCTAtccatttgttacttttttaaaaaaaatcagttgTCAAACTGTGCTTATgaaagttaaatatcaatatgataaattattgaaattaatcgaGTTAAATTGAACGGGTCTCATTTTTTAGCCATGCTCAACATAAACTCGATCGGGTCAAGATCCAACTCAACTTCTATTTCAACCTATTTTAATATCTCGAATTTCAATCCAATCCGCTCATTTACGTAATTAAATTGTATAAAGAAAATGTACCCACAATGAAACAATGTTGCTCGATGTTACTGTTTCAGCCAAGCTGCTAGCCACCAACGCTGgagtaaatatataaaacacAAGCTGCTCCAACCattgaaccaaaaaaaaaagaaaacctttaatttctttgttcaatacatatatatattactaatcGGCTTCTTACCATTCCGCGAAATATTGTGAATCTAAATTAAAATACGAAAAAAATGAATCTATGCGCGAATAGAtttaaaagaaagagaaaagttACATTGTTCAAATGGTGTCTTGCAGTGGAGCCAAGAAGATTGACAGGTTCAAGAGCAAGTAATAAACCAACAGCAGTAATTATGAGTGTTTTAAGAACAGGCATTAATGCCACCACAAACAACTCCACAAATGCCATCctcaattaattaagttgagcaatttttataatagtttaatgcataaatatatagagagttttttctctctttttgatcAAAGTATATAaagagttatatatatatatagtatataagGTACTAAGAAATGGAGGTCGtcataatttgaatttattaatattattatagatAGTACTAAGATTTATGGTTTAGAATGGTTGATAAATCAAATGACTAGGTCCCAGTTATACAAGTTGGATTGGAATAATTCCAAACTTGAAGTTTTTTCATACTTAAATGaatcataaaatttcaaataattactcatttttaaaaagcaaaatgaCTTGAAAGGTTTTTATATTTGGCTCTGTTTGCAAATTGGACGtttatactaataattttatcaattaaattctcaaaatctaataaaatcCGAAAATTTAAACCCCTTTTTCATCCAATGTGAATGGGTGTGTCCACTTATTTTACACATGAAACTTTAAACGTCCTTTTTAGCgacacataaaatattaaaggagtattaaaaaataaaaaaaaattggagataaTATTGAAAAAGTTGAACTTTAGGTTTCTtcaaattcatgcaataaatgAAATTCTTATCTAATTTGAATTTTACATTACAAGTTCGCAAACACAAGCCTAATAAATTCTCAATATcacaatttcaaattaatttcataaattcacaAAACTCATTAATAGCTCTTCAAAGTTTATTAAtggagtttttcaattttttcctatTCACTTACAAATGGATTAAGTACAAAGCTCTCTCAGGCCATTTATCGTTCATAactctttttattaaaattgataattttgcTTAGCTAATATTAAAttagtattatatattatattaatatcattaaagttgataattttatttaatttatatgaaattaatatatataatgtacTCGTTTAGAAATAACTCATTAGTCAATTGTACGATAAgagtatatgtatattattgtgGTATCAAGTGTATGTATATTGTGGTGATATCATTaagattttttgttcaaaaattacTCATTAGTTAATGATAATATTATAAGAGTATATGTAcatttaattatcataattttctttttttaaatatcaaggATTTAATTATTGCAGATCAACATCATTGAGGTTTCTAATTTAAAGATTACTCATTAATCATGACAATTCTTAGTCGAATTGGTATAATATGCGGGTATTTTAAATTAGCCTGATATGATAAATTTAACTACAAGAATATAAACAAAAGAATCACTCCTTGATATATCTTATAAAATACCATTATTACGTCAATTCAACCATGTTTACGACCTATATATGCGGATAaagttttatcatttcattttaaGAAAGAACTCAAGTTCGACCACATCCACAAGTAGCAGCAACATGTAAAATTGTAACTAGCACTGCAAACAATGATTGTATAGATGCAAATCCCCAAAATAAGGCACAACACCATAATAAAGACAATAGGGAGGAAAAAAGATTCAAATGGTGCATCAGATCTCCATACGATTTCAGTAGAAGAAGGGAAGGGACAAATGAGGAGAGCAAAAACTCTACAGGGAAATCTGATCCACAAGGTGAATAGGAAAACACAAGACCTGCAATTATTTGAGTCAAGTGCAAATGAGTTTATCAAAGCAACTAATCTTATAGGTAGAGTCAACTTCCTCTGCACTTTTACAAATCCTGAGGCGCCCGACTCTACTAAGATTACATTGTACCCACCTGCATCTGAAATTCAACCACCATTAGCTGATGACAAGTTGTTGATTTATTCAAGAGTACCATCGGCAAACAACAATTCAATGAATAACACTACTGTTAGGCTGTACTGTTCATTCTACATGTAACTGTTCATactttgaataattaatatgtaCTTCACTGTCGTGCAAGTTTATCCACAAAGTGTTATCACGAACTATTGATTACTTTCTTTCTCtctattgtattttttattcattaagtgTGTGTGAATTCAATCCTAAGACCTATATGATATTATTTCTCATAATATAAACACTGACActaaaagaaggaagaaaacaatGATAGCAATTTATTGGAATGCATGTACAGAAGCAGATGACATCCCTCCAACagttaataaagttaaaaaagaaaaaagaaaaaaaaagggaagatgCCTGGAGAAGGcaacatcaaattaatgtaatgtGGTTttacggtatttttaatgtttttttcttaagttcaaTATGTGTCTAGgattttttgtagtaattttaatgatttttatctGTGTTTTCCAGAAAAGTTGTACAAAATAGAAATGCAGaagaagaaagtaaaaaaaatcaaaatatttattacacCCCACCCTCACGTCTTTTCTTCTTCACATCTCACAATCCTCATCTTCTTCACACCtcattaaacttaaaataaaccAATAACAAGACGTAATCAAGAAACAAATTACTTGATATAGGAGTAAAGTTTTGAGAAGTCTCAATAGTTGGAGCTTCGATGGACATTTTGAGCGAATTGGATAATCGATTGAAAATGGGAAGAATTATTTTTCTACTATCatgattttttaagaaatctgaaaaatatttataactatAAACCGCAACAAATAACAATGGGAACCTTCTTGTGGATACATTTTGATATGGAAGAATTCTTCAACTCCATGACTAAACTTTAgattttagataatttttttgatggTCATTGTTAAAAGCTCTTCTTTACCATTTTGCTATGAAAAAGACATAATTATTAAAGAACtttaataattgattaaaaattaattagtgtcaaatataattaataaaataaaacagaagtaataaaaaaagaaaaaataatacaacTTCAGATATGACGAGTGTAATACACGAATAATGTTGCATAAAattcactttaaaataattaagatagtACAAGTTTATAAAGGAATTCATGTTTTTTccctaatttattttctttggttATGTTCATTTAACATAATGTTGACAGCTCACATGAAAAAAGAAGTACTTAAAACGTGTCAAATTTAGTGGTATAGAATTATTCGTTCTCGTTGATTTTTTGTCGATGAGAATGATTCACGGAGATAACGTTATTTCTATATAtcgtttttaaaaaattgtaatctCACACGTTATTTTTATATcggttcttttttaaaaaaattgttatctcACAATATGTCAtagtaatatattaaattttttctattgattttttatttaataattatcttTAGGAAATGGATATTCATAGTAAAAAGCCTGAAAGACTTTTCCTgtattcatgaatttttgattCTACCAAAAACATTACACTGAAATTTGTTTCGGAGGGAAGGagttgaaaaaatatgaaataaataaagaaaaatttgcAAAAATTTAAATCTATAAGAATATATGTGTCATCAGGATCGTCTCGATTATAAGGTTTCTAAAGCAATCGTTTGGGGTGTCAAATTGTTTTGGCCGTACATTTTCTCTCAAAGAtgtttgtatatattatgtcaaAAAATCTCATGTATTTAtaactttgaaaataattttttgtattgacAATACAATTGAGAAATTGAATATTGGTTAGTTTATTGGAGCGTCTTTTTTAGATTCTTATGTGGTTAGTTAATTGTAGTATCGTTTTTAGTTTTGCATGTGGCTATCTATTTTGTTGTCTAGCTCATTATATTTTGACAATTATCATGAACCAACAGTATTGTgttcttaaaatatttacttttgtttattctcccttcaatatttttttattctttcattatTGAATATTCTTTAAGTCTATTAAACGTTTAAACATTCTACATTATGTGATATCTATTTTTGTGTGTTTATAAAAGAATCAGATTTATTTATGGTGTCTTATTCAAATTTCAAGCACTAAAACTAATCAacactattttaatattatttattaacttaTCAAATTCATCACTACACTATTTTAACATCatcatatttcaaaaaaaaattgagtcatgttttattatttcaactttatatcatataattttcaatGAAAATATACATTGTTTACATGTTTACTTCATAATGTCTACATATATCTTGCCTCTCCAGACATCACTTGTAGGATTACACtagtatattataattattcaatttatatttattaactaaaaataatagGGGCCTATTTATAATGTTTGGCTTTAAGCCCCCAAACTTGTTGAGACGACCCTGTGTATCATTTAAATTAGGCTTAATCTATCGCAGGTCCCTTAAAATTGACATaaattttcacttagacaccttaactaagctttgttcattttagacacctcatgtcATGTCTCGTTGTgtcattttaatactttttactGTCGTGGCATAGTGAGTGTAATACACTCAATACCTACGTGTAAAAGGctcatttaatcatttttattttattgtttttcattttcttcctcATTTCTCAACCGCCGTCTCCCAAAATTTGAACTCCTTCCATGGAGAAATAGTTTTATTGAtgctacaaaaagaaaaaaaaaagaatttcaacacgaagaaatttcacaataaaataaatttcaatctACTAAAAAAGTCAAGATTCATGTTATCGCAAAGAAGAAGGGCAGcggaaaaatttgaaaaaaatcgaATGGTGGGATGGGAGAGGAGTTCAGAACCTAAATgagacacaaaaaataaaaatggccaaaataagtcactattttaaaaagtaaccAAAATAGtcttaaaagaagaaatattcaATTTATCCAATATTTCAAACGTTTTTCGTTAGtccataataaatatatttaaatatataacgaaattatttcttatactttataaaatataagaaatatgcTTGATTTAGTTTGtaacacaaaatcaacaatatatcctgcatttatttttgttcaacGTGACATTTTTAACTTTTACTAATTTCTCATCTAATGTCAATTGTAATTAGTTGGAAATAACAATTATTGACGTTCATATGCTAGACTTAGTTTGGAACACAAAATCAACGATATATCCTACCtgttattatgattttatttttgttccaCGTGACATTTTAAACTTTTAGTTCAAATTTCTCATCTAAAGTCAATTGTAATTAGTTGGAAATAACATTTTTTACATCCATGAAAGCGAATAATTGTTACTTTCTTGGTTccattttatatgttatattttttcattatatttatattataaaattatataattttatccgtttacttttaattaatattttttaaagttaattttattaataaaatgacaaaaacaattaattattctagcaaaaaatgataatttatgcataaaatttataaaatatcaagtattataatttaattatttataaaaatataataaataaaataagacagAGAATATTTCTAACTAATTACAATTGACATTAGAAATTATCAGAAGTTAAAATTGATTGATTTAGGCAAAGGCCTAAAATCATAATTGAGATGGTAAATTTGTCCTTACCAATTTATATTGAGCCATGAATTAATAATTGCACATGATATGATTAGTCATTCGTAGCCGTATGTCTTATATTTTATGGCTATACAGTATTGCTTTTCGAGTTCAGTCAAAATCATCGTGGACCCATTTAATTTGTCCCCTAGCATCTATGTAAAAGTTGCTTATTTTTATTAGGGAAAATACTCTTATtaaatttttaggaaaaatttatttatatcatcGGTTAAAAGTTTAGctcatttatgttattattattaaagaaaaaatttattcatgtcATTTCTTTAATAATGATTTTGCAAAACTATTTTTGACATGTAGCCAATTATAATTCGGTcacatcattaatttttttaattaaaaaaattataaatctgaaaaaaaattgattttttaatattttttcaattaaataaaattgatgaaattgattacgtggccgaattataattggccacgtcatcaattttttaataaaaaaatcaaacttctgaataaaaattgaatttttttttgatttttttatttgacgacatggccgaattataattggccacgtcatcaattttttaataaaaaaatcaaacttctgaataaaaattgaatttttttttgatttttttatttaaaaaaatttgacgaCATGGCCGATTTATAATTGGTCatgtgtcaaaaataatttcca harbors:
- the LOC101264385 gene encoding protein PIN-LIKES 3-like, which translates into the protein MAFVELFVVALMPVLKTLIITAVGLLLALEPVNLLGSTARHHLNNLVFYIFTPALVASSLAETVTSSNIVSLWFMPVNILLTFIIGSILGWILVKITKTPIHLHGLVISCCSAGNLGNLLLIIIPAVCEEKNSPFGDSITCSTNGKAYASLSMAVGAVYIWTYIYNMIRASGSQHNNASTHVPKLPPEEMDHQSQLALPLISYQTIHEHHQGHVVKKMKQHIKIWTQRINFKMLFAPSTIATIVGILIGVSSLLRNLMIGNEAPLHVIDSSASMLGEAAIPAMTLIVGANLLKGLKKSEVGAWIVIGIQVIRYIALPLSGICVVKVARHFGLVGSDSLYQFVLLLQYALPSAMTIGTITQLFEVGESECSVIMLWNYALASVALTLWTTYYMWILS